One Syntrophaceae bacterium DNA window includes the following coding sequences:
- a CDS encoding DNA methyltransferase, translated as MRALELFCGIGGFAAAAAGTNLRIACAIDQSPAALEVYRLNFPGHDAWQLNLENVTLEELQSAEADFWWLSPPCQPYTVRGAGRDAADPRALSFRRILDVMARMGDDGMPRHLALENVEGFARSEMRARLVSLLSARGYSIQECMLCPTELGVPMRRPRYYCMASRGPLEPPTLVVDMPLTPLGVYLNGDGVDGLLLAGDVVERFGKGFRILDPKDPQAYTTCFTSGYGRSLMYAGSYLRCERGVRRFAPEEIARLLHFPDGFRFPDRMTLRKKWHLLGNSLSVAAVRKVLEAFPGLVA; from the coding sequence ATTCGTGCCCTCGAACTCTTCTGCGGTATCGGCGGTTTTGCGGCCGCCGCGGCGGGGACGAATCTCCGCATCGCGTGCGCCATCGACCAGAGCCCCGCAGCCCTCGAGGTCTATCGCCTGAATTTCCCCGGGCACGACGCCTGGCAGCTGAACCTGGAGAACGTGACGCTCGAGGAATTGCAGTCCGCCGAGGCCGATTTCTGGTGGCTCTCGCCGCCGTGCCAGCCCTACACGGTGCGAGGCGCCGGGCGCGACGCGGCGGACCCCCGTGCGCTGAGTTTCCGCCGGATTCTCGACGTGATGGCCCGGATGGGAGACGACGGGATGCCCCGGCACCTGGCGCTGGAAAACGTGGAGGGCTTCGCACGCTCGGAGATGAGAGCGAGGCTGGTCAGCCTTCTTTCGGCGCGGGGGTACTCGATTCAGGAGTGCATGCTCTGCCCGACGGAGCTGGGCGTGCCGATGCGCCGCCCGAGGTACTACTGCATGGCTTCCCGCGGGCCCCTGGAGCCGCCGACCCTCGTCGTGGACATGCCCCTGACCCCTCTCGGGGTCTACCTCAACGGCGACGGCGTCGACGGGCTCCTCCTGGCCGGCGACGTGGTGGAGAGATTCGGCAAGGGCTTCCGCATTCTCGACCCGAAGGACCCGCAGGCCTACACGACCTGCTTCACCTCGGGGTACGGACGATCCCTCATGTACGCGGGCTCCTACCTGCGATGCGAGAGAGGCGTGCGGCGGTTCGCGCCGGAAGAGATTGCCCGGCTCCTGCACTTCCCGGATGGGTTCCGTTTCCCGGACCGCATGACGCTGCGGAAGAAATGGCATCTCCTGGGCAACAGCCTCTCCGTCGCCGCCGTTCGCAAGGTCCTTGAAGCCTTCCCGGGGCTCGTGGCATGA
- a CDS encoding alpha/beta fold hydrolase, whose product MKKIAICSMLAMLLLVCGCGAALVFVSDRDGHDQIYSMADNGFNQRNLSNNDAYEHSPDLSPDGTKIVFSSFRNPPGENIYIMDLDGRNVRQVTTGTGQRARPRWAPNGLIAFAYPAYTGKARIWTIRSDGTGLAAVTSPGPDESDDSGHDFYDAGRMIVFSRWDRATQRRDLYAVKSDGTRAAQRITNTPDVSEVDPVVSHDGRLLAYRAYSHSGGRDSIRIVSTGTWAPVREITLQPPADINISGLSFRADDQGLYVSVQASGIPGTDIGRKQEIFSIGLDGQNQRRLTNNEWRDTSPAAIAPTRQGGIIPVLFVHGHSGGKDAAWENPGSAGTTSFKAALEANPTLPIRPVYLSLPLHGSSHPENFGRSIADDATDILAAIEGGNDSNGRPQTGILNDPAYGGATKVALVGYSQGAISSRYYLKNLMGSRKNGAITVSEFVALAAPTHGVGGSLSCGNENEPDRSTRQLCGGMTATAVSQLFPCGSCPSPLAPFTTNLAGDQSFLNDLNGHDFRMNCNESAIPAPALEAPRSRPGVPDGVLYVNLYAAGNADLVVGGHTQSLDCLGRRLARNHAPDVFNMEITGVPAETHSNFPHHWPTICVTLQTIVNHQAPASQADACRGLAQP is encoded by the coding sequence ATGAAGAAGATCGCAATCTGCTCGATGCTTGCCATGCTGCTCCTCGTGTGCGGCTGCGGGGCAGCCCTCGTTTTCGTGTCGGACCGCGACGGTCACGACCAGATCTACAGCATGGCCGACAACGGGTTCAATCAGCGAAACCTGTCCAACAACGACGCCTACGAGCATTCCCCGGACCTCTCCCCCGACGGCACGAAGATCGTCTTTTCGTCCTTCCGGAACCCACCCGGGGAGAACATCTACATCATGGATCTCGACGGGCGCAACGTCCGGCAGGTGACGACCGGCACCGGGCAGAGGGCCCGGCCGAGGTGGGCGCCCAACGGCCTCATCGCCTTCGCCTACCCCGCCTACACGGGAAAAGCCCGGATCTGGACAATCCGCAGCGACGGGACCGGGCTTGCTGCCGTGACGAGTCCCGGTCCGGACGAGTCCGACGACAGCGGGCACGATTTCTACGATGCGGGCAGGATGATCGTCTTTTCGCGCTGGGACCGTGCGACGCAGAGACGCGATCTCTACGCGGTGAAATCCGACGGCACCAGGGCAGCGCAGCGGATCACGAACACGCCCGACGTCAGCGAAGTGGACCCCGTGGTCTCCCACGACGGGCGCCTTCTGGCGTATCGCGCCTACTCCCACAGCGGGGGACGGGACTCGATCCGCATCGTCAGCACGGGAACCTGGGCCCCCGTCCGGGAGATCACGCTCCAGCCGCCCGCGGACATCAACATCTCGGGGCTGTCGTTCCGGGCCGACGACCAGGGGCTGTACGTCTCCGTCCAGGCATCCGGCATCCCCGGGACGGACATCGGCCGGAAGCAGGAAATCTTTTCGATCGGGCTCGACGGCCAAAACCAGCGGCGGCTGACGAACAACGAATGGAGGGACACGTCGCCCGCCGCCATCGCGCCGACACGGCAGGGCGGGATCATCCCCGTCCTGTTCGTCCACGGCCACAGCGGGGGAAAGGACGCGGCCTGGGAGAACCCCGGGAGTGCGGGGACGACGTCGTTCAAGGCCGCCCTGGAGGCGAACCCGACCCTGCCGATCCGGCCCGTCTACCTGTCGCTGCCCCTCCACGGGAGCAGCCACCCGGAGAATTTCGGGCGCAGTATCGCCGATGACGCCACGGACATCCTCGCCGCCATCGAGGGGGGCAACGATTCGAACGGGCGGCCGCAGACGGGGATCCTGAACGACCCGGCCTACGGGGGCGCGACGAAGGTGGCCCTCGTCGGCTACAGCCAGGGGGCGATCAGCAGCCGGTACTACCTGAAGAATCTCATGGGAAGCCGGAAAAACGGCGCCATCACGGTCTCCGAGTTCGTCGCCCTCGCCGCGCCGACCCACGGCGTCGGCGGCTCCCTGTCCTGCGGCAATGAAAACGAGCCGGACCGCTCGACGCGCCAGCTCTGCGGCGGGATGACGGCCACCGCGGTGAGCCAGTTGTTCCCCTGCGGTTCCTGCCCCTCTCCGCTCGCCCCCTTCACGACGAACTTGGCGGGAGACCAGTCCTTCCTGAACGACCTGAACGGGCACGACTTCCGGATGAACTGCAACGAGTCGGCCATTCCCGCCCCGGCGCTCGAAGCGCCCCGCAGCAGGCCGGGCGTGCCGGACGGTGTGCTGTACGTGAACCTCTACGCCGCGGGGAACGCGGATCTCGTCGTGGGCGGGCACACCCAGTCCCTCGACTGCCTCGGCCGCCGCCTGGCCCGCAATCACGCGCCGGACGTTTTCAACATGGAGATCACCGGCGTGCCGGCGGAAACCCACAGCAACTTCCCCCACCACTGGCCGACGATCTGTGTCACGCTCCAGACGATCGTCAACCATCAGGCCCCGGCGAGCCAGGCCGACGCCTGCCGGGGGCTGGCACAGCCCTGA
- a CDS encoding radical SAM protein: MALHRSGELKKRGEALWARMRRCDLCPRECGAKRLEGQKGVCGSDAKLFVSSHHAHFGEEAPLVGRWGSGTVFLTNCALRCVFCINWEISQGGRGRGTTIDELASMMLALQDEGCHNINLVTPTHYSPHILLAADRAAAGGLRLPLVWNTCGWEKLEILKTLDGVVDIYLPDFKYADAAMAEKYSAGAATYPDITKAALIEMNRQVGVAKPAKDGLLYRGVIIRHLVMPNRVAGTKQVVEWIAANLPKDTYVNLMSQYTPAYKAHDYPEIARRITRGEYEEAVAWARAAGLTNLELQGMRFL, from the coding sequence CTGGCACTGCACCGAAGCGGCGAACTGAAGAAGCGCGGCGAGGCCCTGTGGGCGAGGATGCGCCGGTGCGACCTCTGTCCCCGGGAATGCGGGGCGAAACGGCTCGAGGGGCAGAAGGGGGTTTGCGGATCGGACGCGAAGCTCTTCGTTTCCTCCCACCATGCCCATTTCGGCGAGGAGGCACCCCTCGTCGGCCGCTGGGGGTCGGGAACCGTCTTCCTGACGAACTGTGCGCTGCGCTGCGTCTTCTGCATCAACTGGGAGATCAGCCAGGGGGGCCGCGGCCGGGGCACGACCATCGACGAACTTGCGTCCATGATGCTCGCCCTCCAGGACGAGGGCTGCCACAACATCAACCTCGTCACCCCCACCCACTACTCGCCGCACATTCTTCTTGCCGCGGATCGCGCCGCCGCCGGGGGCCTTCGCCTACCTCTCGTCTGGAACACCTGCGGCTGGGAGAAACTGGAGATCCTCAAGACACTCGACGGCGTCGTCGACATCTATCTTCCCGACTTCAAGTACGCCGACGCCGCCATGGCCGAGAAATACTCCGCGGGCGCGGCCACCTACCCGGACATCACGAAGGCTGCGCTCATCGAGATGAACCGGCAGGTAGGCGTGGCCAAACCCGCGAAAGACGGCCTGCTCTACAGGGGCGTGATCATCCGCCATCTCGTCATGCCGAACCGCGTGGCGGGGACGAAACAGGTCGTCGAGTGGATCGCCGCCAACCTGCCGAAGGACACCTACGTCAACCTGATGTCCCAGTACACGCCGGCCTACAAGGCCCACGATTACCCGGAGATCGCGCGGCGCATCACCCGAGGGGAGTACGAGGAGGCCGTGGCCTGGGCCCGCGCCGCAGGGCTCACCAACCTCGAACTCCAGGGGATGCGTTTTCTGTAG
- a CDS encoding heavy-metal-associated domain-containing protein, translated as MQNIEFSVKDMDCKSCVNIIMKKLNSFEGVKNVKIDPATKKVRVEWENPKVCDSDLTCAIEELGYKVTQD; from the coding sequence ATGCAGAATATCGAATTCAGTGTGAAGGACATGGACTGCAAGTCCTGCGTGAACATCATTATGAAGAAACTCAACTCCTTTGAAGGAGTCAAGAATGTCAAGATCGATCCCGCCACGAAAAAGGTCAGGGTTGAATGGGAGAATCCCAAGGTCTGCGACAGCGATCTGACCTGTGCCATAGAAGAACTGGGATACAAGGTAACCCAGGACTGA
- a CDS encoding GYD domain-containing protein produces the protein MPVFMMFGKYNAEALKGVSPERTKKAVEIIGQHGGKVISMYAVLGEHDLVFTLHFPSTEKALAASVALNMLTGITFTTSPVVDVEQFDRMITEIKNL, from the coding sequence ATGCCGGTGTTCATGATGTTCGGGAAGTACAACGCGGAGGCCCTGAAGGGCGTTTCCCCGGAACGAACGAAGAAAGCGGTCGAAATCATCGGGCAGCACGGCGGGAAGGTCATATCCATGTACGCCGTGCTGGGCGAGCACGATCTCGTCTTCACCCTGCATTTCCCCTCGACGGAGAAGGCCCTGGCAGCATCCGTCGCGCTCAACATGCTGACGGGGATCACCTTCACCACGTCGCCCGTGGTCGACGTCGAGCAGTTCGACCGCATGATCACCGAGATCAAGAACCTGTAA
- a CDS encoding VOC family protein — MRNIAVWFEIPVRDMERARLFYSNVLGYDLPLQDLGGVLMAFFPMAGHGNSGALVRGDGYEPSARGTVVYLNAGEDLAESLERVEPAGGKVIVSKTKITDEYGHFALFQDTEGNLVGLHSMR; from the coding sequence ATGAGAAACATCGCCGTGTGGTTCGAGATCCCCGTGAGGGACATGGAGCGGGCGAGGCTCTTCTACAGCAACGTCCTGGGCTACGACTTGCCCCTGCAGGACCTCGGGGGGGTCCTCATGGCCTTCTTCCCCATGGCGGGACACGGCAACAGCGGCGCCCTGGTCCGCGGCGACGGCTACGAGCCCAGCGCGCGGGGCACCGTCGTGTACCTCAACGCCGGCGAGGACCTCGCCGAATCCCTCGAGCGGGTGGAACCGGCCGGAGGGAAGGTGATCGTATCCAAGACGAAGATCACCGACGAGTACGGCCACTTCGCCCTCTTCCAGGACACGGAAGGGAATCTCGTGGGGCTCCACTCGATGCGGTAA
- a CDS encoding cupin domain-containing protein, translating to MLNRAALVVLILLLCAVPVAAAEGAKEGTGDAGGQPWVVDIDKLTVKNVNFRAAHWTGKHLQMTVMSIKPKGEIGLEVHEAGDQFIRVEQGRARVVMGPAKDRMTFDKRVSKDWAIFIPAGFWHNIINVGDKPLKVYVIYAPPEHPAGTVHKTFEEAEAAHGH from the coding sequence ATGTTGAACAGAGCCGCACTCGTTGTCTTGATTCTTTTGCTCTGCGCCGTGCCTGTCGCGGCTGCAGAAGGCGCGAAAGAGGGAACCGGGGATGCCGGCGGCCAGCCGTGGGTCGTCGACATCGACAAGCTGACCGTCAAGAACGTGAACTTCCGGGCCGCCCATTGGACGGGGAAGCACCTGCAGATGACGGTCATGTCCATCAAGCCCAAGGGGGAAATCGGGCTCGAGGTGCACGAGGCGGGCGATCAGTTCATCCGTGTCGAACAGGGCAGGGCCCGCGTCGTGATGGGCCCCGCCAAGGACAGGATGACCTTCGACAAGAGAGTTTCGAAGGACTGGGCGATCTTCATCCCGGCGGGCTTCTGGCACAACATCATCAACGTGGGGGACAAGCCGCTGAAGGTCTATGTGATCTACGCCCCGCCGGAGCACCCTGCCGGGACCGTGCACAAGACGTTCGAGGAGGCCGAGGCCGCCCACGGGCATTGA